One genomic region from Candidatus Eisenbacteria bacterium encodes:
- the aroA gene encoding 3-phosphoshikimate 1-carboxyvinyltransferase, which translates to MNRETRFRVSPGPAPRGAIAVPGDKSMTHRALLLGALAEGETLAAGPNRGADCRATAAALRRLGVPIEESAEGFLVRGSGGDLREAESPLDCGNSGTGARLLAGLLAAEAFPSTIDGDASLRRRPMRRVVEPLRAMGARIDGPDGGARLPLTIRGGSLRGIVHRTEVASAQVKTAVLLAGLRASGRTTVVEPSLSRDHTERMIAYLGGRVEREGLRTTVEGGTRLRGARIEVGGDPSSAAFFVTAGLVVPGGEVVAEGIVDNPTRTAFLDVLERMGGRIERERAETIGPEGRIHVRARARALCGTVIEGDEVPRLIDEIPILAVAGALAEGVFEVRDAAELRVKESDRIRLVVTMLRAFGVEAEERADGFVVRGGGALRGARVASGGDHRIAMAAAIAGLAARGETIVEETACVATSLPEFLALAADLGLGEALAEEEM; encoded by the coding sequence ATGAACCGCGAGACCCGCTTCCGCGTGTCGCCGGGGCCGGCCCCGCGCGGCGCGATCGCCGTTCCCGGGGACAAGTCGATGACCCACCGGGCGCTCCTTCTCGGGGCGCTCGCCGAGGGGGAGACGCTCGCGGCGGGGCCGAACCGGGGGGCGGACTGCCGGGCGACCGCCGCCGCGCTCCGCCGCCTCGGGGTCCCGATCGAGGAGAGCGCCGAGGGGTTCCTCGTCCGGGGGAGCGGAGGGGATCTTCGCGAGGCGGAGAGCCCGCTCGACTGCGGCAACTCGGGGACCGGCGCGCGCCTTCTCGCCGGCCTTCTCGCCGCCGAGGCTTTTCCGTCGACGATCGACGGGGACGCGTCGCTCCGGCGCCGCCCGATGCGGCGGGTCGTGGAGCCGCTTCGCGCGATGGGGGCGCGGATCGATGGGCCCGACGGGGGCGCGCGCCTTCCGCTCACGATCCGGGGAGGAAGCCTCCGCGGCATCGTCCATCGGACCGAGGTCGCCTCGGCGCAGGTGAAGACGGCGGTCCTTCTCGCGGGCCTCCGCGCGTCCGGCCGAACGACGGTCGTCGAGCCGAGCCTCTCGCGCGACCACACCGAGCGGATGATCGCGTATCTCGGCGGGCGCGTGGAGCGCGAGGGGCTCCGGACGACGGTCGAGGGGGGGACGCGCCTTCGGGGGGCGCGCATCGAGGTGGGGGGCGATCCCTCTTCGGCCGCCTTCTTCGTGACCGCGGGTCTCGTCGTCCCCGGCGGCGAGGTCGTCGCGGAGGGGATCGTGGACAACCCGACCCGAACCGCGTTTCTTGATGTGCTCGAGCGGATGGGAGGGCGGATCGAGCGGGAGCGGGCGGAGACGATCGGGCCCGAGGGGCGGATCCACGTGCGGGCGCGCGCACGCGCGCTTTGCGGAACCGTGATCGAAGGGGATGAGGTTCCCCGCCTGATCGACGAGATCCCGATCCTCGCGGTGGCGGGGGCGCTCGCGGAGGGGGTCTTCGAGGTGCGCGACGCGGCGGAGCTTCGCGTCAAAGAGAGCGACCGGATTCGGCTCGTCGTCACGATGCTCCGCGCGTTCGGCGTGGAAGCGGAGGAGCGGGCGGACGGGTTCGTCGTGCGGGGGGGCGGAGCGCTTCGCGGGGCGCGCGTCGCGAGCGGCGGCGACCACCGGATCGCGATGGCGGCGGCGATCGCGGGGCTCGCCGCGCGGGGCGAGACGATCGTCGAGGAGACCGCGTGCGTGGCGACCTCCCTCCCCGAGTTCCTCGCGCTCGCGGCGGATCTCGGGCTCGGGGAGGCGCTCGCGGAGGAAGAGATGTGA
- a CDS encoding rRNA pseudouridine synthase: protein MNLPPERSKEEGIRINRFLASAGLGSRRKVEELVLRGRVTINGRVVLDLAARVDPERDRVRVGGRIVVPPRRVLYVLLHKPVDCLTTTRDPEGRRTVYDYLRGLPAPVLPVGRLDRMSEGLLLLTNDGPLAFRLTHPRYRVERIYRLWVDGEMSDAQVRRFQAGVRIDGRLARPSEVRLVHRTRKRTVLEVVLAEGRNREIRRISRELGLRVERLVRVQLGPLSLRGLGPGEWRLLGEKEADLLRRMVRLGVS, encoded by the coding sequence ATGAACCTCCCTCCGGAACGTTCTAAGGAAGAGGGGATCCGGATCAACCGGTTCCTCGCCTCCGCCGGGCTCGGCTCGCGGCGGAAGGTGGAGGAGCTCGTCCTCCGGGGGCGCGTCACGATCAACGGGCGCGTGGTTCTGGATCTTGCCGCCCGGGTCGATCCGGAGAGGGACCGGGTGCGCGTCGGGGGGAGGATCGTCGTTCCGCCCCGCCGCGTCCTCTACGTCCTCCTGCACAAGCCGGTCGACTGCCTGACGACGACGCGCGACCCCGAGGGACGCCGCACGGTCTATGACTACCTGCGCGGGCTCCCGGCTCCGGTCCTCCCCGTGGGCCGGCTCGACCGAATGAGCGAGGGGCTCCTGCTTCTCACGAACGACGGACCGCTCGCGTTTCGTCTCACGCACCCCCGTTATCGCGTCGAGCGGATCTATCGGCTTTGGGTGGATGGAGAGATGAGCGACGCCCAGGTGCGGCGCTTCCAAGCCGGCGTGCGGATCGACGGGAGGCTCGCGCGGCCGAGCGAGGTTCGCCTCGTTCATCGCACGAGGAAGCGAACGGTTCTCGAGGTCGTGCTCGCCGAGGGGCGGAACCGCGAGATCCGGAGGATCTCGAGGGAGCTCGGGCTTCGGGTCGAGCGCCTCGTGCGGGTTCAGCTCGGGCCCCTCTCCCTCCGCGGCCTCGGGCCCGGCGAGTGGCGCCTTCTCGGAGAGAAGGAAGCGGACCTCCTCCGGCGGATGGTCCGTCTCGGGGTGAGCTGA
- a CDS encoding 1-acyl-sn-glycerol-3-phosphate acyltransferase: MKTLYRVSWTAARALVKAVYGFRVEGTDHIPREGGMILAVNHVSSADPVIAGLGVPRELHFFAKRELFRNPLLGGLIRAHNALPVDRGEVERRTLERVIRLLAEGGALLVFPEGTRSRDGTIGAGRPGVGMMALAASVPIVPAYLRGTRRMGGSLVRRGHLGVFFGPPLDPGSIPGANRKERYRKIAEETTRRIRALQSKYGWREGGRVL; the protein is encoded by the coding sequence GTGAAAACGCTCTACCGGGTGAGCTGGACGGCGGCGCGCGCGCTCGTGAAGGCGGTCTACGGCTTCCGCGTGGAGGGGACGGATCACATCCCTCGGGAAGGGGGGATGATCCTCGCCGTGAACCACGTCTCCTCGGCCGATCCGGTGATCGCCGGCCTCGGCGTTCCGCGGGAGCTCCACTTCTTCGCCAAGAGGGAGCTTTTTCGGAACCCTCTTCTCGGGGGTCTCATCCGCGCGCACAACGCGCTCCCCGTCGACCGGGGAGAGGTCGAGAGGCGGACGCTCGAGAGGGTGATCCGCCTCCTCGCGGAAGGTGGAGCGCTTCTCGTCTTCCCTGAGGGGACCCGCTCCCGGGACGGAACGATCGGCGCGGGGCGCCCCGGGGTGGGCATGATGGCCCTCGCCGCCTCGGTCCCGATCGTGCCGGCCTACCTTCGGGGGACGCGCCGAATGGGCGGGTCGCTTGTTCGGAGAGGACACCTCGGCGTCTTCTTCGGGCCGCCGCTCGATCCGGGGTCGATCCCGGGGGCGAACCGGAAGGAGCGCTACCGGAAGATCGCCGAGGAGACGACCCGCCGGATCCGCGCCCTCCAGTCGAAATATGGCTGGCGCGAAGGGGGGAGGGTGCTCTAA
- the aroF gene encoding 3-deoxy-7-phosphoheptulonate synthase, producing the protein MILHLRKNVSARDKKDLLRRLALRGVQVHYSPGSDETILAAIGDRQAIEEENLGAHPAVSRLVPLDTSFKLANREFRPERAEVRVGDLAFGGARIHVMAGPCSVENREDLLALARELKDGGASVLRGGAFKPRTSPYSFQGLGEEGLRILAEARAETGLLVVTEVMDTRDVELVCRYADIVQVGARNVQNFALLKEVGRARKPVLLKRGMMTTINEYLMSAEYVMSGGNYEVILCERGIRSFDSATRNMMDLASVPLIHHWSHLPIIVDPSHGTGHWRWVSPLALAGVAAGADGLMIEVHARPERAYSDGDQSLLPERFRNLMRDLRKIAAVVGRTLG; encoded by the coding sequence ATGATCCTTCACCTACGAAAGAACGTGTCCGCTCGGGACAAGAAGGACCTCCTTCGGCGGCTCGCCCTCCGGGGGGTGCAGGTCCACTACTCGCCCGGATCGGACGAGACGATCCTCGCGGCGATCGGCGACCGGCAAGCGATCGAGGAGGAGAACCTCGGCGCCCACCCGGCGGTCTCCCGTCTCGTCCCCCTCGACACCTCGTTCAAGCTCGCGAACCGGGAGTTCCGTCCGGAGCGGGCGGAGGTGCGGGTGGGGGATCTCGCCTTCGGCGGAGCGCGCATCCACGTGATGGCGGGCCCTTGCTCGGTCGAGAACCGGGAGGACCTCCTCGCCCTCGCGCGGGAGCTGAAGGATGGGGGAGCGAGCGTGCTCCGCGGCGGCGCGTTCAAACCCCGCACGTCTCCCTACAGCTTTCAGGGGCTCGGCGAGGAGGGGCTCCGGATCCTCGCGGAAGCGCGCGCGGAGACCGGTCTTCTCGTCGTGACCGAGGTGATGGACACGCGCGACGTTGAGCTCGTCTGCCGCTACGCGGACATCGTGCAGGTCGGCGCGCGGAACGTGCAGAACTTCGCCCTCCTCAAGGAGGTCGGACGGGCTCGCAAGCCGGTCCTCCTCAAGAGAGGGATGATGACCACGATCAACGAGTACCTCATGTCGGCGGAGTACGTCATGTCGGGGGGGAACTACGAGGTGATCCTCTGCGAGAGGGGGATCCGCTCCTTCGATTCCGCGACGCGCAACATGATGGACCTCGCGTCGGTCCCGCTCATCCACCACTGGAGCCACCTGCCGATCATCGTCGACCCGTCGCACGGAACCGGGCATTGGCGCTGGGTGTCGCCGCTCGCCCTCGCCGGGGTGGCGGCCGGAGCGGACGGGCTCATGATCGAGGTGCACGCGCGGCCGGAAAGGGCCTACTCGGACGGCGACCAGTCGCTCCTTCCGGAGCGCTTCCGGAACCTGATGCGCGACCTTCGAAAGATCGCCGCCGTGGTCGGAAGAACCCTCGGATGA
- a CDS encoding (d)CMP kinase codes for MSLVVAIDGPAGSGKTTTARAVAERLGYRYLDTGALYRALALAVIRSGIKDPHGEGALAICRAARVRPEWRGRAMRVLLDGEDVSEEVRSSEVTRLVSPLSARPEVRALLVDLQREAGREGGIVVEGRDIGSVVFPEAGLKVFLVADPEERARRRWRELEASGVPASLEEIRRAIDERDRRDSGRSVAPLVRAKDAVEIDTTPLTIDEQVDRIVRLAREAGA; via the coding sequence GTGAGCCTCGTGGTCGCGATCGACGGGCCGGCCGGATCGGGGAAGACCACGACCGCGCGGGCGGTGGCGGAGCGGCTCGGCTATCGCTACCTCGACACCGGGGCGCTCTACCGGGCGCTCGCGCTCGCCGTGATCCGTTCAGGGATCAAGGATCCGCACGGAGAGGGAGCGCTCGCGATCTGCCGGGCGGCGCGCGTGCGGCCCGAGTGGAGAGGGCGGGCGATGCGCGTTCTCCTCGACGGAGAGGACGTGAGCGAAGAGGTCCGCTCTTCGGAGGTGACCAGGCTCGTCTCCCCTCTCTCCGCGCGGCCCGAGGTGCGCGCCCTTCTCGTCGACCTCCAGCGCGAGGCAGGGCGCGAGGGGGGGATCGTGGTCGAGGGGAGGGACATCGGGAGCGTCGTCTTTCCCGAGGCGGGCCTCAAGGTGTTCCTCGTGGCCGACCCGGAGGAGCGGGCGCGGCGGCGCTGGAGGGAGCTCGAGGCGTCCGGGGTTCCCGCGAGCCTGGAGGAGATCCGGCGCGCGATCGACGAGAGGGACCGGCGGGACTCCGGGCGGAGCGTGGCGCCGCTCGTCCGTGCGAAGGACGCGGTGGAGATCGACACGACCCCCCTCACGATCGACGAGCAGGTCGATCGGATCGTCCGGCTCGCGCGGGAGGCCGGCGCGTGA